Proteins from a single region of Geothrix sp. PMB-07:
- a CDS encoding glycoside hydrolase family 127 protein, producing MLFTKPHNLPSPWRVLGPALVLCTTFALAADYPVKPVPFTSVRITGGFWQPRQEVNRKVTLPFAFEQCEATGRIKNFDQAAEVLRRRAAGEKDFQMQPLTEYTFDDSDAYKSIEGAAYALSLQRDPALEALCDGIITRIAAAQEPDGYLYTWRTMHPDSPAHPWIHEKRWLNDPDLSHELYNLGHLYEAGTAYYQATGKRALLDVCLKSAELLWKNFGKGDLKIAPGHQVVEMGLAKLYRITGDERWIKLAKFFLDVRGPGGDTYAQMHKRVVDQDEAVGHAVRAGYMYSGMADVAALTGDPSYMKAITRIWDNVVGRKLYITGGIGARGSGEAFGDDYELPQRAYNETCAAIANLMWNHRMFLMTGESKFMDVFERTLYNGFLSGVSLSGDRFFYPNPLVYDGKSRNNHGHAGRAPWFGCACCPPNVLRTLAALSGYMYAVKDDRLFVNLYAQSQATTEVAGTSVTLSQTTDYPWSGRIRMGVDPAKPGAFSLCIRIPGWTQGQPLPSDLYAYRDAKTGLGPWTVSVNGKAVPAELRDGYAILTRTWRQGDRVDVDLPMPVRTVVGNAHVAATRGRVALERGPMVYCLEGSDNGGDIFDVAVPALQNVKPVSRPGFLGGVTVLDIQGAHRVSRLKEGGTTSTRATVTAIPYFAWANRGPSPMQVWLPTEEKDVPLPPKPTLASESKVSVSFMRQGMGTEALSDQLIPQNATDGFAPHFDFWPHNGGVEWVDYQFKAPATVSQVSVCWFDDQPSGGGCAVPESWRLLYRTKEGAWQPVTGASYPTTRGALLNTTFTPVTTTGLRLEVHLQPGLSAGLYEWAVQ from the coding sequence ATGCTTTTCACCAAGCCCCACAACCTGCCTTCCCCCTGGAGGGTCCTGGGCCCCGCCCTGGTCCTCTGCACCACCTTCGCCCTCGCCGCGGACTACCCGGTCAAGCCCGTGCCCTTCACCTCCGTGCGCATCACGGGAGGCTTCTGGCAGCCCCGCCAGGAGGTGAACCGAAAAGTGACCCTGCCCTTCGCCTTCGAGCAATGCGAGGCCACCGGGCGCATCAAGAACTTCGACCAGGCCGCCGAGGTGCTGCGGCGCCGGGCCGCCGGGGAGAAGGACTTCCAGATGCAGCCCCTCACCGAGTACACCTTCGACGACTCGGACGCCTACAAGAGCATCGAGGGCGCCGCCTACGCCCTGAGCCTCCAGCGGGACCCCGCGCTCGAGGCCCTCTGCGACGGCATCATCACCCGCATCGCCGCGGCCCAGGAGCCGGACGGCTACCTGTACACCTGGCGCACCATGCACCCGGATTCACCGGCCCATCCCTGGATCCACGAGAAGCGCTGGCTCAATGACCCCGACCTCAGCCACGAGCTGTACAACCTGGGCCATCTCTACGAGGCAGGCACGGCCTACTATCAGGCCACGGGCAAGCGGGCCCTGCTGGATGTCTGCCTGAAGAGCGCCGAGCTCCTCTGGAAAAATTTCGGCAAGGGCGACCTCAAGATCGCCCCCGGCCACCAGGTGGTGGAGATGGGCCTGGCCAAGCTCTACCGGATCACGGGTGACGAGCGCTGGATCAAGCTCGCCAAGTTCTTCCTGGACGTGCGCGGCCCCGGTGGCGACACCTATGCCCAGATGCACAAGCGGGTGGTGGACCAGGACGAGGCCGTGGGCCACGCCGTGCGGGCCGGCTACATGTACTCAGGCATGGCCGACGTGGCCGCCCTCACCGGCGATCCCAGCTACATGAAGGCCATCACCCGGATCTGGGACAACGTGGTGGGCCGCAAGCTCTACATCACCGGCGGCATCGGCGCCCGGGGGTCGGGCGAGGCCTTCGGCGATGACTACGAACTGCCCCAGCGCGCCTACAACGAGACCTGCGCCGCCATCGCCAACCTCATGTGGAACCACCGCATGTTCCTCATGACCGGCGAATCCAAGTTCATGGACGTCTTCGAGCGCACCCTCTACAACGGCTTCCTCAGCGGCGTCTCCCTCAGCGGCGACCGCTTCTTCTATCCCAATCCGCTGGTCTACGACGGCAAGAGCCGGAACAACCATGGGCACGCAGGTCGGGCCCCCTGGTTCGGCTGCGCCTGCTGCCCTCCCAACGTTCTGCGCACCCTGGCGGCCCTGTCGGGCTACATGTACGCCGTGAAGGACGACCGCCTCTTCGTGAACCTCTACGCCCAGAGCCAGGCCACCACGGAGGTGGCAGGCACCTCCGTGACCCTGAGCCAGACCACGGATTATCCGTGGTCTGGGCGCATCCGCATGGGCGTGGATCCGGCGAAGCCCGGCGCCTTCAGCCTCTGCATCCGCATTCCCGGCTGGACCCAGGGCCAGCCCCTGCCCAGCGACCTCTACGCCTACCGGGATGCCAAGACGGGCCTCGGTCCCTGGACTGTCTCCGTCAACGGCAAGGCGGTCCCCGCCGAACTGCGCGATGGCTACGCCATCCTGACGCGCACGTGGCGCCAGGGTGACCGGGTGGACGTGGATCTGCCCATGCCCGTGCGGACGGTCGTGGGCAACGCGCATGTGGCGGCCACCCGGGGCCGTGTCGCCCTGGAGCGGGGCCCGATGGTCTACTGCCTGGAAGGCAGCGACAACGGCGGCGACATCTTCGATGTGGCGGTGCCCGCCCTCCAGAACGTGAAGCCCGTGAGCCGACCCGGTTTCCTGGGCGGTGTGACCGTGCTGGACATCCAGGGCGCCCACCGCGTCTCCCGACTCAAGGAGGGCGGCACCACCTCCACCCGCGCCACCGTGACCGCCATTCCCTACTTCGCCTGGGCCAACCGCGGGCCCTCGCCCATGCAGGTCTGGCTGCCCACCGAGGAAAAGGATGTGCCCCTGCCGCCCAAGCCGACGCTGGCTTCTGAAAGCAAGGTGAGCGTCTCCTTCATGCGGCAGGGCATGGGCACCGAAGCGCTGAGCGATCAGCTCATACCCCAGAACGCCACCGACGGCTTCGCTCCCCACTTCGACTTCTGGCCCCACAATGGCGGCGTGGAGTGGGTGGACTACCAGTTCAAGGCCCCCGCCACCGTGTCCCAGGTGTCCGTGTGCTGGTTCGACGACCAGCCTTCCGGTGGCGGCTGCGCCGTGCCCGAATCCTGGCGCCTGCTCTACCGCACGAAGGAGGGGGCTTGGCAGCCCGTCACCGGCGCCTCCTACCCCACCACCCGCGGCGCCCTGCTGAACACCACCTTCACCCCCGTGACCACCACCGGCCTCCGCCTCGAAGTGCACCTCCAGCCGGGCCTCTCCGCGGGCCTCTACGAATGGGCTGTGCAGTAG
- a CDS encoding NPCBM/NEW2 domain-containing protein: MPRPSHPALLLALTCMLAAGQPKPGASAKAPTPAKGWPYPIPARVKDSANGDLFVMTLGEVKTSLAQGTYDPAKDELTLQDGRRLPHYYRDTLKLKFFKAMDKSIFPVAPSGFCTWYYYYQDLDEQEVRRNTDWIAQNLKDYGAQIIQIDDAWQAEKADGKHGSRDWSAVDRHFPSGMADLARYIKGKGFTPGLWIAPHGQSNDQVVQASPGVFLRKPDGTSPSDTWEGKWLVDPSTEASQTYLKGLFSRLAGWGYDYLKIDGQPIVVEEYGKTQAFMQKPGAPDQLYRHTLDAIRAGLGPNRYLLGCWGLPVEGMGLMNGSRTGGDVVLGWEGFLTALAPTLQSYYQHNIAWYTDPDVMLLRAPLTLDQARVWASLQGLTGQALFSSDRLPDLSQERVNILRKVFPATDIRPLDLFPATRNKRIWDLKVQHLGRGYDVVGAFNFRQDRPDQLYLGWKDLGLAADRPVHVFDFWNQEYLGAWDVGMALDLAPTSCRVLSLVPSDGQIQLVSTNRHLTQGWVDLQELRRTASGFSGKSKLIENDPYELHFAFPRGQNFEISQASAHSASGALPIQITQHQGWATLRITSKQTQEIRWKVAFKPTGYYHYPTQAPVGLQVEPMGLDGADLKWKDQYYLNAGYQVYLDGQLQGQTATPHFPLRGLDPTRSYTVEVRSVWEDGVESKGPKKAELAFTLGALLPEMAKLTELDPIRSEGRGAEPRTFTVTTRHRAGLSAHAGSEVEFDLKGLFTTFTGQAAFDDSDREKTPVTFTVLADGRELWTSGPLAKAAGPKPFSLDVRGVKHLVLRTSAQEAAPEDDDWLNAPHAAWLDPVLAKIAQ, encoded by the coding sequence ATGCCCCGCCCCTCCCATCCAGCGCTCCTGCTGGCCTTGACCTGCATGCTGGCCGCAGGCCAGCCCAAACCAGGAGCCTCAGCCAAGGCCCCAACTCCGGCAAAGGGTTGGCCCTACCCCATTCCTGCGCGCGTGAAGGACAGCGCCAACGGCGATCTGTTCGTCATGACCCTCGGCGAGGTGAAGACCAGCCTGGCCCAGGGCACCTACGACCCTGCCAAGGACGAGCTCACCTTGCAGGATGGCCGCCGACTGCCGCACTACTACCGTGACACCCTGAAGCTGAAGTTCTTCAAAGCCATGGACAAGTCGATCTTCCCGGTGGCCCCATCGGGTTTCTGCACCTGGTACTACTACTACCAGGATCTCGATGAGCAGGAGGTGCGGCGCAACACCGATTGGATTGCGCAGAACCTCAAGGATTACGGCGCCCAGATCATCCAGATCGACGACGCCTGGCAGGCGGAGAAGGCCGACGGCAAGCATGGCTCCAGGGACTGGAGCGCCGTGGACCGCCACTTCCCCAGCGGCATGGCCGACCTCGCCCGTTACATCAAGGGCAAGGGCTTCACCCCAGGCCTCTGGATCGCCCCCCACGGCCAATCCAACGACCAGGTGGTCCAGGCTTCGCCGGGCGTGTTCCTGCGCAAGCCGGATGGCACGTCACCCTCGGATACCTGGGAAGGCAAGTGGCTGGTGGATCCCTCCACGGAGGCCTCCCAGACCTACCTGAAGGGCCTCTTCTCCCGGCTCGCCGGCTGGGGTTATGACTACCTGAAGATCGACGGGCAGCCCATCGTGGTGGAGGAGTACGGCAAGACCCAGGCCTTCATGCAGAAGCCCGGCGCGCCGGATCAGCTCTACCGCCACACCCTGGACGCCATCCGCGCGGGGCTCGGGCCGAACCGCTACCTCCTGGGCTGCTGGGGCCTTCCCGTGGAAGGCATGGGCCTCATGAACGGCTCTCGCACCGGCGGCGACGTGGTGCTGGGTTGGGAGGGCTTCCTCACGGCCCTGGCGCCCACGCTGCAGTCCTACTACCAGCACAACATCGCCTGGTACACCGACCCGGACGTGATGCTGCTGCGGGCCCCGCTCACCCTGGATCAGGCCCGGGTGTGGGCCTCACTCCAGGGCCTCACCGGCCAGGCCCTATTCTCCAGCGACCGCCTGCCGGACCTGTCGCAGGAGCGCGTGAACATCCTCCGCAAGGTCTTCCCCGCAACCGACATCCGCCCCCTGGACCTCTTCCCCGCCACGCGGAACAAGCGCATCTGGGATCTCAAGGTGCAGCACCTGGGCCGCGGCTACGACGTGGTGGGCGCCTTCAACTTCCGCCAGGACCGCCCCGATCAGCTCTACCTGGGCTGGAAGGATCTGGGGCTGGCCGCCGACAGGCCCGTCCATGTCTTCGATTTCTGGAACCAGGAATACCTGGGCGCCTGGGACGTTGGCATGGCCCTGGATCTCGCACCGACCAGCTGTCGCGTGCTCAGCCTGGTGCCCAGCGATGGGCAGATCCAGCTGGTGTCGACCAACCGCCACCTCACCCAGGGCTGGGTGGACCTGCAGGAGCTTCGGCGCACGGCCAGCGGCTTCTCGGGGAAGAGCAAGCTCATCGAGAACGATCCCTACGAGCTGCACTTCGCGTTCCCGCGCGGGCAGAACTTCGAGATCAGCCAGGCCTCGGCGCACTCCGCCTCTGGGGCGCTGCCCATACAGATCACTCAGCACCAAGGCTGGGCCACGCTCCGCATCACCTCGAAGCAGACCCAGGAGATCCGCTGGAAAGTGGCCTTCAAGCCAACCGGGTATTACCACTACCCCACCCAGGCCCCGGTCGGGTTGCAGGTGGAGCCCATGGGCCTCGATGGCGCTGACCTGAAGTGGAAAGATCAGTACTACCTAAACGCCGGCTATCAGGTGTATCTCGACGGCCAGCTTCAAGGGCAGACGGCCACACCCCACTTCCCCTTGCGTGGGCTGGATCCCACCCGGAGCTACACGGTTGAAGTCCGCAGTGTCTGGGAGGACGGCGTGGAAAGCAAAGGCCCGAAGAAGGCGGAACTGGCCTTCACCCTCGGCGCCCTGCTGCCCGAGATGGCCAAGCTCACCGAGCTCGATCCCATCCGGAGTGAGGGCCGTGGCGCTGAGCCCCGCACCTTCACGGTGACCACCCGGCACCGGGCCGGCCTTTCCGCCCATGCTGGCTCCGAAGTGGAATTCGATCTCAAGGGGCTCTTCACCACCTTCACGGGCCAGGCGGCCTTCGACGATTCCGATCGCGAAAAAACGCCCGTGACATTCACCGTCTTGGCGGATGGCCGAGAGCTCTGGACCAGTGGCCCCCTGGCCAAGGCCGCGGGTCCGAAGCCCTTCAGCCTCGATGTTCGCGGCGTCAAGCACCTGGTGCTGCGCACCAGCGCCCAGGAGGCCGCTCCCGAAGATGACGACTGGCTGAACGCCCCGCACGCGGCCTGGCTGGATCCCGTTCTGGCCAAGATCGCCCAATGA
- a CDS encoding alpha-L-arabinofuranosidase C-terminal domain-containing protein: MRLIRFASLLAVVASIPWLGAQLPDKGQRVPTATLTVDARNPGAAINPAMWGVFFEDINFAADGGLWAELVKNRSFEFPNRLQGWYEVRRKQARGTMTILDEKPAIPENPHFLRLQSQDPGEGYGVGNEGFRGMGIKAGEALRLTLWARRGAGAPVNLRATLRGAENRILAGGQVRVDSPVWAHFDLLLSPANTDPGGRLELTLEGPGQVDLDAVSLMPMAATHGFRPDLMRLLADLKPGFVRFPGGCVVEGHDLANRYQWKRTVGPVDARRPMPNRWLDNLAGEGRFAADYQQSFQLGFFEFFQLCADLGAEPLPVLSCGMACQFETSEMTPLDQLEPFIQDALDLIEFANGAPTTPWGKVRRDMGHEAPFGLKFLAVGNEQSGPEYLDRFSRFEQAIKAKHPQIQIIGSAGPWMGGEDFDTLWAGLRARKADLVDEHYYAPPSWFFNNAHRYDSYPRTGPKVFAGEYAAHPERPAPGAPRPNSWEAALSEAAFMTGLERNADVVRLASYAPLLACVDAWQWSPNLIWFDSLQSSPTPSYWVQQLFSRNRASRVLPVELTLTSSATATAGLYTTAALDETTHEVVLKVVNAGRRPAELALRVRGAQPLTGKGRLTVLSAGLADENLVGAPPKVTPATTDIDIPGPEFTRAFPAQSLTILRLPLVKETP, encoded by the coding sequence GTGAGACTCATCCGATTCGCCTCCCTCCTTGCCGTGGTGGCCAGCATTCCCTGGCTGGGCGCCCAACTCCCGGACAAAGGCCAGCGCGTTCCCACGGCCACCCTCACCGTGGACGCTCGAAATCCCGGTGCAGCCATCAACCCCGCCATGTGGGGTGTTTTTTTTGAAGACATCAATTTCGCAGCGGATGGGGGGCTCTGGGCGGAGTTGGTGAAGAACCGCTCCTTCGAGTTTCCCAATCGTCTCCAAGGTTGGTACGAAGTCCGCCGCAAGCAGGCGCGCGGCACCATGACCATCCTGGATGAGAAACCAGCCATTCCGGAGAATCCCCACTTCCTCCGGCTGCAGTCCCAGGACCCCGGCGAAGGCTACGGCGTCGGCAACGAGGGCTTCCGAGGGATGGGAATCAAGGCCGGAGAGGCTTTGCGTTTGACCCTTTGGGCCCGGCGGGGGGCGGGTGCACCGGTGAACCTCCGTGCAACCCTTCGAGGGGCTGAAAACCGCATCCTGGCCGGGGGGCAGGTGCGGGTCGACAGTCCCGTCTGGGCCCATTTTGATTTGCTGCTCTCTCCTGCGAACACCGATCCGGGGGGTCGCCTGGAGCTGACCCTGGAAGGCCCTGGCCAGGTGGATCTCGACGCCGTCTCCCTGATGCCCATGGCGGCAACGCATGGCTTCCGCCCCGACCTGATGCGCCTTCTGGCCGACCTGAAACCCGGCTTCGTGCGCTTTCCCGGAGGCTGCGTGGTGGAAGGGCACGACCTCGCCAACCGGTATCAATGGAAGCGCACGGTGGGACCGGTCGACGCCCGACGTCCCATGCCCAACCGCTGGCTTGACAACCTGGCGGGCGAGGGCCGCTTCGCCGCGGACTACCAGCAGTCCTTCCAGCTTGGCTTCTTCGAGTTCTTCCAGCTCTGTGCCGATCTGGGCGCAGAGCCGCTGCCAGTGCTCAGCTGCGGCATGGCCTGCCAGTTCGAGACGAGCGAGATGACGCCCCTCGACCAGCTGGAACCCTTCATCCAGGATGCCCTCGACCTCATCGAGTTCGCCAACGGCGCTCCCACCACCCCCTGGGGCAAGGTGCGGAGGGACATGGGCCATGAAGCCCCCTTCGGCCTGAAGTTCCTCGCCGTGGGGAACGAGCAATCAGGACCGGAATACCTGGATCGCTTCAGCCGCTTTGAGCAGGCCATCAAGGCGAAGCATCCGCAGATCCAGATCATCGGCAGCGCCGGACCGTGGATGGGCGGGGAGGATTTCGACACCCTCTGGGCCGGTCTCCGGGCCCGGAAGGCCGACCTGGTGGACGAGCACTACTACGCGCCTCCATCCTGGTTCTTCAACAACGCCCATCGCTACGACAGCTACCCGCGCACCGGCCCCAAGGTGTTCGCGGGAGAATACGCCGCCCACCCCGAGCGGCCTGCACCGGGGGCGCCAAGGCCCAATTCCTGGGAAGCCGCTTTGTCCGAGGCCGCCTTCATGACCGGCCTCGAGCGCAACGCCGACGTGGTGCGCCTGGCCTCGTACGCGCCGCTCCTCGCCTGCGTGGATGCCTGGCAATGGTCCCCGAACCTCATCTGGTTCGACAGCCTCCAGTCCTCACCGACACCTTCGTATTGGGTGCAGCAGCTCTTCTCCCGGAACAGGGCCAGCCGGGTGCTGCCAGTGGAGCTGACACTCACCTCCTCCGCCACTGCCACCGCAGGCCTCTACACCACTGCCGCGCTGGACGAAACCACCCACGAGGTGGTCCTCAAAGTGGTCAATGCCGGCCGACGCCCCGCGGAGCTTGCGCTGCGGGTCCGGGGAGCCCAGCCTCTGACTGGAAAGGGTCGGCTCACAGTGCTCAGCGCCGGCCTGGCCGATGAAAACCTCGTCGGCGCGCCGCCCAAGGTCACACCTGCCACCACCGACATCGACATTCCAGGGCCTGAGTTCACCCGGGCCTTCCCTGCCCAATCCTTGACCATCCTGCGCCTTCCCCTCGTGAAAGAGACCCCGTGA
- a CDS encoding glycoside hydrolase family 127 protein yields MKAIIPFCLFTILAPAQVARPIQPVIADVARPLPLQSVRLTGGPLKHAQDLDAVYLLSLEPDRMLANFRKRAGLPPKAEPYGGWDGDGKNLSGHILGHYLSAISLMGSATGDARFKARVDYILSELKVVQDKQGDGYLGALEQGKERFEEVARGDIRSGGFDLNGLWSPWYVQHKIYAGLRDAYRCTGNPLALAIEIKFAAWAERTLAGLNDAQLQKMLNTEFGAMNEVLADLYADTGDRRWLDLSYRFEHTAVLEPLKRHQDKLSGLHGNTQVPKLMGNLARYAYTGDSGDGFAASFFWDRVVQHHTFATGGHGKNEYFFDADHMSDSVDGRTAETCNVYNMIKMARKLFALRPDPFYAEFHERALFNHILASMDPQDGRTCYMVPVGRGVQHEYQDMEHDFTCCVGSGMESHALHAFGIYYEAGNRLWVNLYTPTTANWESAGVSVATATDLPLGDQATLTFTVKSPKAFTLNLRRPAWAQEGFQVEVNGEKLPSLAKAGAYVEITRTWKSGDVVRLLMPKKLRLEALPDNPRRAAILWGPLVLAGNLGPEENFETWKEGNVPVLVAAERPLDQWIKPVPGKLGQFRTEGAGNPHEVDLVPFFQLHRRSYAVYFDLFTPKEWQARSAEYAAAAERQRRLQLATVAYAQPGEMQPERDFNFKGEGLILEEMRRIQGRPFRHAKQWFSFDLPVDATHPTAVVLTYFQDEWRKRTFRILVDGQKVADEVIERGGIPHFFDREYAVPQALVQGKKSVTVRIEATPDSETPAIFGVRTIRADAQR; encoded by the coding sequence GTGAAAGCCATCATTCCCTTCTGCCTGTTCACCATCCTGGCCCCAGCCCAGGTGGCCCGGCCCATCCAGCCGGTCATCGCCGATGTGGCGCGGCCCCTGCCGCTCCAGTCGGTCCGTCTCACCGGCGGCCCGCTCAAGCATGCCCAAGACCTGGACGCCGTGTACCTGCTCAGCCTGGAACCGGACCGCATGCTGGCGAACTTCCGCAAGCGCGCCGGTCTTCCGCCCAAGGCCGAGCCCTATGGTGGCTGGGACGGCGACGGCAAGAACCTCTCCGGCCACATCCTGGGCCACTACCTGTCCGCCATCAGCCTGATGGGCAGCGCCACCGGCGACGCCCGGTTCAAAGCCCGGGTGGACTACATCCTGTCCGAGCTCAAGGTGGTCCAGGATAAGCAGGGCGATGGCTACCTGGGCGCCCTGGAGCAGGGCAAGGAGCGCTTCGAGGAGGTGGCCCGCGGCGACATCCGATCCGGGGGCTTCGACCTCAATGGCCTCTGGTCGCCGTGGTACGTCCAGCACAAGATCTACGCCGGATTGAGGGATGCCTATCGCTGCACCGGGAACCCCCTGGCGCTCGCCATCGAGATCAAGTTCGCCGCCTGGGCGGAGCGCACCCTCGCTGGGTTGAACGACGCCCAGCTCCAGAAAATGCTCAATACGGAGTTCGGCGCCATGAACGAGGTGCTGGCGGATCTCTACGCCGATACCGGCGATCGGCGGTGGCTGGATCTCTCCTACAGATTCGAGCACACCGCGGTGCTGGAGCCCCTGAAGCGGCATCAGGACAAGCTCAGCGGGCTGCACGGCAACACGCAGGTGCCCAAGCTCATGGGCAACCTGGCCCGCTATGCCTACACCGGGGATTCCGGAGACGGCTTCGCGGCTTCATTTTTCTGGGATCGCGTGGTGCAGCATCACACCTTCGCCACCGGAGGGCACGGCAAGAACGAATACTTCTTCGACGCCGACCACATGTCCGACAGCGTCGATGGCCGCACGGCGGAGACCTGCAACGTCTACAACATGATCAAGATGGCCAGGAAGCTCTTCGCCCTCCGCCCCGATCCCTTCTACGCGGAGTTTCACGAACGGGCCCTGTTCAACCACATCCTCGCCTCGATGGATCCCCAGGACGGCCGCACCTGCTACATGGTGCCCGTGGGCCGTGGCGTGCAGCATGAATACCAGGATATGGAGCACGACTTCACCTGCTGCGTGGGCTCCGGCATGGAGAGCCATGCCCTGCACGCCTTCGGCATCTACTACGAGGCTGGAAACCGGCTCTGGGTCAACCTCTACACACCCACCACGGCGAATTGGGAATCGGCCGGCGTGTCGGTGGCCACGGCCACCGATCTGCCTCTGGGCGACCAGGCCACCCTGACCTTCACCGTGAAGAGCCCCAAGGCCTTCACCCTGAACCTGCGCCGCCCCGCCTGGGCCCAGGAAGGCTTCCAGGTGGAGGTCAACGGAGAAAAGCTGCCATCGTTGGCCAAGGCCGGGGCCTACGTGGAGATCACCCGCACCTGGAAGAGCGGCGATGTGGTTCGCCTGCTCATGCCCAAAAAACTGCGGCTCGAGGCCCTGCCGGACAATCCACGTCGGGCCGCCATCCTCTGGGGCCCTCTGGTGCTGGCCGGGAACCTTGGGCCCGAGGAGAACTTCGAGACCTGGAAGGAAGGCAATGTACCGGTCCTGGTGGCTGCGGAGCGGCCCCTCGACCAATGGATCAAACCTGTTCCCGGGAAGCTCGGCCAGTTCCGCACGGAGGGCGCAGGCAATCCCCACGAGGTGGACCTGGTTCCCTTCTTCCAGCTGCACCGCCGCTCCTACGCCGTGTATTTCGACCTGTTCACGCCCAAGGAATGGCAGGCGCGGTCCGCTGAGTATGCCGCGGCCGCAGAACGCCAAAGGCGGCTCCAGCTGGCCACCGTGGCCTACGCGCAACCCGGAGAGATGCAGCCGGAACGGGATTTCAACTTCAAGGGCGAGGGTCTGATTCTCGAGGAGATGCGCCGAATCCAGGGCCGCCCCTTCCGCCATGCGAAGCAGTGGTTCTCCTTCGACCTGCCCGTGGACGCGACCCATCCCACCGCGGTCGTCCTGACCTATTTCCAGGATGAATGGCGCAAGCGCACGTTCCGCATCCTGGTGGACGGCCAGAAGGTGGCCGACGAGGTCATCGAGCGGGGCGGCATTCCGCACTTCTTCGATCGGGAATACGCCGTGCCCCAGGCCCTGGTCCAGGGCAAGAAATCGGTCACCGTCCGCATCGAGGCGACCCCTGACAGTGAAACGCCCGCCATCTTCGGCGTCAGGACCATCCGCGCGGATGCCCAACGCTGA